In Aerococcus loyolae, a genomic segment contains:
- a CDS encoding hemolysin family protein: protein MEDPGASSILGQIILILVLTLINAFLAGAEMAFVSVNQGKINQLAEEGDRRAVKVVQLLDKSDDFLSTIQVGITFAGFLSSASAANTFVGYILPYLANIPAAEILATAIVTVILSYISLVFGELFPKQVAIQIPEKYCLFSAGTISFLNKVFTPFVWLLTASTDVLKAIAPIDFTQREERLTRSEMRKLIESGRNDGIIDMDEFRMMQGVLSLDSKLAKGVMVPRTDTFMLDIEDDREENLQLILQSQYSRIPVYRDDKDDILGIVHAKDVLREANRVGFENIQMENIMREPYFAPETVFIDDLLLEFKRNHLHMAILKDEYGGVVGLVTLEDLIEVIVGDIEDEYDEMSFKYKKVSDDTYIIDGSMPIDKFNQLFNAHIYSGDSDTMAGIIIEHLGRFPQDTINESIQVDDYLFTTTDVDDGRIRKIKVHYQPREEGDDE, encoded by the coding sequence TGGCCTTTGTTTCTGTTAACCAAGGGAAGATCAACCAATTGGCTGAGGAGGGTGACCGCCGTGCTGTAAAAGTGGTTCAATTACTGGACAAGTCGGATGACTTTCTGTCTACCATTCAGGTAGGAATCACTTTTGCTGGCTTCCTGTCCTCGGCATCGGCTGCCAATACCTTTGTGGGCTACATCTTGCCTTATTTGGCCAATATTCCCGCTGCCGAAATTCTAGCTACGGCAATCGTTACGGTGATTTTGTCATATATCTCCCTAGTTTTTGGGGAGCTCTTCCCTAAGCAAGTCGCCATCCAGATACCAGAGAAGTACTGCCTGTTCTCGGCAGGAACGATATCATTCTTAAATAAAGTGTTTACCCCTTTCGTCTGGTTATTAACCGCCTCGACTGACGTCTTAAAGGCGATCGCGCCGATCGACTTTACCCAAAGAGAAGAACGCCTGACCCGTTCAGAAATGCGGAAGTTAATTGAGAGTGGCCGCAATGACGGGATTATTGATATGGATGAATTCCGGATGATGCAAGGGGTGCTCTCCTTGGATTCCAAGCTGGCTAAGGGCGTGATGGTGCCACGGACAGATACCTTTATGCTGGATATTGAAGATGACCGTGAGGAGAACTTGCAGCTCATTCTTCAGTCCCAATATTCTCGGATTCCGGTTTACCGGGATGACAAAGACGATATTCTAGGCATTGTCCATGCCAAGGATGTTTTACGGGAAGCCAACCGGGTGGGCTTTGAAAATATTCAGATGGAAAACATCATGCGCGAGCCTTACTTTGCACCGGAAACGGTCTTTATCGATGATTTGCTTTTAGAGTTTAAACGTAACCACCTCCATATGGCCATCTTAAAAGATGAATATGGGGGCGTGGTTGGTCTGGTGACCTTGGAAGATTTGATTGAAGTCATTGTCGGGGACATTGAAGATGAGTACGATGAAATGTCCTTTAAATATAAGAAAGTTAGTGATGACACCTATATCATTGACGGAAGTATGCCGATTGATAAGTTTAATCAGCTATTCAATGCCCATATCTATTCGGGCGACTCCGATACCATGGCCGGCATTATTATTGAACACTTGGGTCGTTTTCCCCAAGATACTATTAACGAAAGCATCCAAGTTGATGACTATCTCTTCACCACAACCGATGTAGATGATGGACGGATTCGTAAAATCAAAGTCCACTACCAACCCCGTGAAGAAGGCGATGACGAATAA